From the Longimicrobium sp. genome, the window GGGCGACGTGCAGGAGGGGATCGACACCGCCTACTACGCCGCCACGTACGGCCGCCAGCTCTTCGGCCGCACGGTGCCCAGCGAGCTGCGCAGCAAGTGGGCGATGAGCGTGCGCCGGCCCATCGGCGTGGCGGGGCTCATCACCCCCTTCAACTTCCCGCTCGCCATCCCCACCTGGAAGATGTTCCCGGCGCTGCTCTGCGGAAACAGCGTGGTCATCAAGCCGGGCGAGGACGTGCCGCACACCGTGAGCCTTCTCGTCGAGATCCTGGAAGAGGCGGGGATCCCCAAGGGCGTGGTGAACCTGGTGCACGGCTACGGCGCCGAGGTGGGCGAGCACATCGTCCGCCACCCCGACATCCCGGTGATCTCGTTCACGGGGTCGACCGAGACGGGGAAGACCATCGGCCGCACCTGCGGCGAGATGCACAAGCGGCTGTCGCTGGAGATGGGCGGCAAGAACGCGCAGATCGTGATGGCCGACGCCGACATGGACCTGGCGCTGAACGGCGTGCTGTGGGGCGCGTTCGGCACCACCGGCCAGCGCTGCACCGCCACCAGCCGCCTCCTGCTGCAGGACGAGATCCACGACGAGTTCGTGGAGCGCCTGAGCGAGGGCGCGCGCAAGCTGAAGCTGGGCTACGGCAACGACGACGGCGTGGAGGTGGGCCCGCTGATCAACGCCCGCGCGCTGGAGAAGGTGCAGAAGTACGTGGAGATCGGGAAGCAGGAGGGCACCTGCGTCCTGGGCGGCGAGCGTGCCACGGGCGACGGGCTGGACGACGGCTTCTTCTTCCAGCCGACCATCTTCACCGATATCCAGGCGGGGTCGCGGATGGCCACCGAGGAGATCTTCGGGCCGGTGCTGTCGGTGATCCGCTTCAAGGACGCCGACGAGGCGTTCCGCATCAACAACGAGGTGAAGTACGGCCTGAGCAGCTCGCTGTACACGCGCGACGTGAACCTGTCGTTCCGCGCGTTCCAGGACCTGGACAACGGCATCACCTACGTGAACGCGCCCACCATCGGCGCCGAGGCGCACCTCCCCTTCGGCGGCGTGAAGCAGACCGGCAACGGCCACCGCGAGGGCGGCTGGGAAGTGTACGAGTTCTACTCGGAGACCAAGGTCTGCTACGTGGACTACAGCGGAAAGCTGCAGCGCGCGCAGATCGACAACTACGAGGCGTCGCCGTACTGATCTGGAGTGCGGAAGTACGAGAGTACGGAAGTACGAAACGGAAGTGCGTGAGTGCGTGAGTGCGTGAGTGCGGAAGTGCGTGAGTGCGTTGGCGCTCGCGCACTTTCGCGTTCATGCGCGGAGATGATGCCCTCTCGCCCCGGCACACCCGGCCATCCCCCGCACGACCGGTCGCAGGCCACACCGATGCCCCACCCTCGCCCGGTACGGGAGAGGGCGAGCGCTCCAAGGCGCGGGGAGAGGGCCCGTCGGCGGGCACCGCGCTCGCCCCCGCACCTCAGCCGCGCGGCACAAGAATGCCTCGCCCATCCCGGCGCGTCCGCTCCCCCGCTACCGCAAACGCCGCCGCTCCATCATCTTTCACTCACGTGCCCCGACCGGCACCTCGCGGCTCATATCCCACCACTCGCCGCACGAGCCTTTGCGCGCAGGCTCGAGGCACTTAGCACTTGGCACTTGGCACTTAGGACTTAGGACTCAGGACTTCCCCTCCCTGTCCCGGAACGGGCGCTTCCCTTGCGTGTATCGCACCTGGGCGCTCGCAAATCCGCGCACCGCAACGCTCTACACCCAACGCGCAGCCCACGGATGGACGACCCGCAGACCGCCACGCCGGACGCCCCGGCCCCCGCGCCGGTGTACCCCGAGCGCCGCCTCCGCCTTTCGGCCGAGCGCGTGGACAGCGAGCGCCGCAAGACCGCCGACGAGTCGCGCGGGTCCATGTCCACCGGGCGGTGGATGTGGGAGTGGACCAAGGCCATCAGCACGGCCATCCTCCTCTTCCTGGTCATCCGCACCTTCGCCTTCGAGGCCTTCAAGATCCCCACGGGAAGCATGGAGGGCACGCTGCTGGTGGGCGACTTCCTGCTGGTGAACAAGGCCGTGTACGGCGCCGAGATCCCCTACACGCACGCCCATCTCCCCAAATTCAGCGAGCCCCGGCGCGGCGACGTCATCGTGTTCCTGCCGCCGCACGACCCGCACAAGAACTACGTGAAGCG encodes:
- a CDS encoding aldehyde dehydrogenase family protein, whose translation is MADTFKNFIGGEWVEPSTGQYFENRNPARQSDLIGMWPRSGKEDVDRAAKAAKAAFDGWRLTPAPERGAILKTVGDLLVERKDDIARAATREMGKVWAETKGDVQEGIDTAYYAATYGRQLFGRTVPSELRSKWAMSVRRPIGVAGLITPFNFPLAIPTWKMFPALLCGNSVVIKPGEDVPHTVSLLVEILEEAGIPKGVVNLVHGYGAEVGEHIVRHPDIPVISFTGSTETGKTIGRTCGEMHKRLSLEMGGKNAQIVMADADMDLALNGVLWGAFGTTGQRCTATSRLLLQDEIHDEFVERLSEGARKLKLGYGNDDGVEVGPLINARALEKVQKYVEIGKQEGTCVLGGERATGDGLDDGFFFQPTIFTDIQAGSRMATEEIFGPVLSVIRFKDADEAFRINNEVKYGLSSSLYTRDVNLSFRAFQDLDNGITYVNAPTIGAEAHLPFGGVKQTGNGHREGGWEVYEFYSETKVCYVDYSGKLQRAQIDNYEASPY
- the lepB gene encoding signal peptidase I; this translates as MDDPQTATPDAPAPAPVYPERRLRLSAERVDSERRKTADESRGSMSTGRWMWEWTKAISTAILLFLVIRTFAFEAFKIPTGSMEGTLLVGDFLLVNKAVYGAEIPYTHAHLPKFSEPRRGDVIVFLPPHDPHKNYVKRIVGVPGDTLEMRDKVLLRNGRAQSEPFARHTDPLTDPQSEEMLWQYRYLVNPPAHWSDYHPTRDTWGPIVVPAGKYFALGDNRDNSEDSRFWGFVDAEAIKGRPMFVYYSFQHDITRNFDWLTGVRWGRIGELVH